The Pectinophora gossypiella chromosome 15, ilPecGoss1.1, whole genome shotgun sequence genome has a window encoding:
- the LOC126373266 gene encoding helix-loop-helix protein delilah-like, with protein MPEHDAYQLRPRSARRREPRERRPPQPLSKYRRKTANARERSRMREINRAFETLRRAVPAAAITGAPVPCEKLTKITTLRLAMRYIAALSAALREAEAPTAAWASPRSDRSGHSGRSDPDAASTEEFAEDSLSPFDSFFAEFECDYVDRTFA; from the coding sequence ATGCCGGAGCACGACGCGTACCAGCTGCGGCCGCGGAGCGCGCGGCGCCGCGAGCCGCGCGAGCGCCGGCCGCCGCAGCCGCTCAGCAAGTACCGCCGCAAGACCGCCAACGCGCGCGAGCGCAGCCGCATGCGCGAGATCAACCGCGCGTTCGAGACGCTGCGGCGCGCCGTGCCCGCTGCCGCCATCACGGGCGCGCCCGTGCCCTGCGAGAAGCTCACCAAGATCACGACGCTGCGGCTGGCCATGCGCTACATCGCGGCGCTGTCGGCGGCGCTGCGCGAGGCGGAGGCGCCGACCGCCGCGTGGGCCTCTCCGCGCTCCGACCGCTCCGGGCACTCCGGGCGCTCCGACCCCGACGCCGCCTCCACGGAGGAGTTCGCGGAGGACTCCCTCTCGCCCTTCGACTCCTTCTTCGCGGAGTTCGAGTGCGATTACGTGGACAGGACTTTCGCGTGA
- the LOC126373047 gene encoding polypeptide N-acetylgalactosaminyltransferase 1-like: MAAAAARRRGPALKKCARTAKICALLCALATLVIVVNNWPDVQKMSGNRVVKWISPAPSDWQAGDRWAEAQATDLEQQVAAGEALVLPGLGEGGAPAELPGAARALCGDSQEGAMNVYISDRIAYNRSVGDRRNPACRHMLYDAVLPSASVVITFRDEPYSALLRTVWSVVASARRDHAWYRLHRGGDDRTVGYPGQDPSSQLVYLKEIILVDDNSTLPELKGQLSHYVRTRLPPNLVRIRRLPERVGLPRARLVGARAAAGSVLVFLDAHCEAQPDWLRPLLQRVQDAPRAVVAPLTDHIHAGTYKYTPRGTPDFEVGGFTFKGASTWIEVSEREKQRRGSDIAPTRSPTMVGGLFAVSRAYYLQLGANDDQAQPWGGELLEMSFKVWQCGGTLEVVPCSRVGHVDRSCRPYGPPAPADDYDINTARMAEVWMDDYKELFYLHRPDLRNSSKVGDVSPGRQLRQNLRCRSFEWYLQHVFPEQFVPVRDAFGYGRFRNPETGLCLDTLRSPHMPSPLAVFACHESREPYADSQHFTLTKTGQLRDDTRCVVFRKISVANVKSWSRPPRAEVAGLLARWGDRLLLALDSCRRAGPNQ, encoded by the exons ATGGCAGCggccgcggcgcggcggcgtggGCCAGCTT TGAAGAAATGTGCCCGGACAGCTAAAATATGCGCGCTGTTGTGTGCGCTGGCGACACTGGTCATAGTAGTGAACAACTGGCCAGATGTACAGAAGATGTCTG GCAACCGCGTGGTGAAGTGGATATCGCCGGCGCCTTCAGACTGGCAGGCCGGAGACAGGTGGGCGGAGGCGCAGGCCACGGACTTGGAGCAGCAGGTGGCGGCGGGCGAGGCGCTCGTGCTGCCCGGCCTGGGCGAGGGCGGAGCGCCCGCCGAGCTGCCGGGGGCGGCGCGCGCACTCTGCGGCGACTCGCAGGAGGGAGCCATGAACGTCTACATCAGCGACCGGATTGCCTACAATCGCTCCGTTGGAG ACCGGCGCAACCCCGCATGCAGACACATGCTGTACGACGCCGTGCTGCCGTCAGCGTCGGTGGTGATCACCTTCCGCGACGAGCCGTACTCCGCGCTGCTGCGCACCGTCTGGTCGGTGGTGGCCAGCGCGCGGCGCGACCACGCCTGGTACCGGCTGCACCGCGGCGGGGACGACAGGACTGTGG GTTACCCGGGGCAGGACCCCAGCTCGCAGCTGGTGTACCTGAAGGAGATCATTCTGGTGGACGACAACTCCACGCTGCCGGAGCTGAAGGGCCAACTCAGCCACTACGTGCGCACGCGCCTGCCGCCCAACCTCGTACGGATACGCAGGCTGCCCGAACG CGTGGGGCTGCCGCGGGCGCGGCTGGTgggcgcccgcgccgcggcgGGCTCGGTGCTGGTGTTCCTGGACGCGCACTGCGAGGCGCAGCCCGACTGGCTGCGGCCGCTGCTGCAGCGCGTGCAGGACGCGCCGCGCGCCGTCGTCGCGCCCCTCACCGACCACATCCACGCCGGCACCTACAAGTACACCCCGCGGGGGACACCCGACTTCGAG GTGGGGGGGTTCACGTTCAAGGGTGCGTCCACGTGGATCGAGGTCTCGGAGCGGGAGAAGCAGCGGCGGGGGTCCGACATCGCACCCACACG GTCCCCGACGATGGTGGGCGGGCTGTTCGCCGTCAGCCGCGCGTACTACCTGCAGCTGGGCGCGAACGACGACCAGGCGCAGCCCTGGGGCGGCGAGCTGCTCGAGATGTCCTTCAAGGTCTGGCAGT GCGGCGGCACGCTGGAGGTGGTGCCGTGCTCGCGGGTGGGCCACGTGGACCGCAGCTGCCGCCCCTACGGGCCGCCCGCCCCCGCTGACGACTATG ACATCAACACGGCTCGCATGGCGGAGGTGTGGATGGACGACTACAAGGAGCTGTTCTACCTGCACCGGCCCGACCTCAGG AACAGTTCCAAGGTGGGCGACGTGTCCCCCGGCAGGCAGCTACGTCAGAACCTGCGCTGCCGGAGCTTCGAGTGGTACCTGCAGCACGTGTTCCCGGAGCAGTTCGTGCCGGTGAGGGACGCCTTTGGGTACGGCAG GTTCCGCAACCCGGAGACGGGTCTCTGCCTGGACACGCTGCGCAGCCCCCACATGCCCTCCCCGCTCGCCGTGTTCGCCTGCCATGAGAGCCGGGAGCCTTACGCG GACTCGCAGCACTTCACGCTGACCAAGACTGGGCAGCTGCGAGACGACACTCGCTGCGTGGTCTTCAGGAAGATCAG TGTTGCAAACGTGAAGTCGTGGAGCCGTCCGCCGAGGGCGGAGGTGGCCGGGCTGCTGGCGCGCTGGGGGGACCGCCTGCTGCTGGCGCTGGACTCCTGCCGCCGCGCGGGCCCCAATCAG